GAATTCTTCCATCGTGATTTTCAGCTGTCTCAGGGCAATAGTCATTTGAGCCTCTACAGTCTTCACACTGATTCCCATTTGTCTGGCAATTTCCTTATTGCTCATATAAGCTCTGCGGCTTAGGATAAAAACCTCTCTGCACCGGTCAGGCAGCGCAGCAATACCGGCTTCAAGAGAATTATTAATATCATTTTCATGCTGAAGATCTTTAAGGTTATCTATACCCGAGAGTTTTTCCAGTTCATCCGGTTCAAGAAAGATTTTCCGGTGATCAGCAGATTTAATGAAAGTCAGTACTTTGTAACGTACTGCCATAAAAAGATAAGATTTCAGAGAACCTATTTCAACACTGTCTTTCCTGATCCACAGTTGTAAAAGCACATCCTGTACAATATCCTGACTTTGTGCCTCGTCACGGATTACACTAAACGCAGCTAAATAAAGACCTTTCCAATATTTATTATAAATATGATTAAGTCCTGCTTCTCCATTTGTTTTTAATAATGTGAGAAGTTCCTGGTCCGTATATGAATCTCGTGCTAACATCCTGATTCAGCGAATATAATAATTAATTCAATTCCTGAACTTATTTTATCTAGTAAATTAGTAGACAAATAATAAACTACTCATTCCGAAACGCTTACGGGAAAAATATAATTTACATATCCTGATTAAATAATTTCACAATCATTATATTTGGTTACCTAATCTCTATACATTTATGAAAACATTCTTATCCGGTCTGCTATTTATCTTCTTTTTTATCCAGGTTTCAGCGCAGGCACCTGCTGCAACTGTTCCGGAATTTCAGTTCTATAAAGCTGATGGAAAAACATTCACAAAAACACAGATTATCCCTGCTCATAAATCTCTTTTCGTATTTTTTGATGCCACCTGCAGTCATTGCCAGAAAACAATGCTTGAATTATCAAAAAGATACGAGGAAGTTAAAAAGCTGAATATCTACCTGGTTTCACTGGATCAGCATATTACCATGAACGATTTCATGAGCAAATACGGTAAAAACCTGATCGGGAAGAAAAATGTATTACTGCTTGAAGATCGTGATCACGTATTTATCCCTTTGT
This portion of the Pedobacter lusitanus genome encodes:
- a CDS encoding RNA polymerase sigma-70 factor produces the protein MLARDSYTDQELLTLLKTNGEAGLNHIYNKYWKGLYLAAFSVIRDEAQSQDIVQDVLLQLWIRKDSVEIGSLKSYLFMAVRYKVLTFIKSADHRKIFLEPDELEKLSGIDNLKDLQHENDINNSLEAGIAALPDRCREVFILSRRAYMSNKEIARQMGISVKTVEAQMTIALRQLKITMEEFFFLIGLFFYLHR
- a CDS encoding TlpA family protein disulfide reductase, translating into MKTFLSGLLFIFFFIQVSAQAPAATVPEFQFYKADGKTFTKTQIIPAHKSLFVFFDATCSHCQKTMLELSKRYEEVKKLNIYLVSLDQHITMNDFMSKYGKNLIGKKNVLLLEDRDHVFIPLFKPTKYPSLFLYSPKNTLVFNTSGDKELPKLFEAISK